In the genome of Lathyrus oleraceus cultivar Zhongwan6 chromosome 4, CAAS_Psat_ZW6_1.0, whole genome shotgun sequence, the window ATCCCTTAACACCTCTTCAATCTTCCTACCTACCGTATCACCCTTGTGGTTTGGAATAACTGTGAAGCTTATAATTCTCTTTTGATAGTTCCATTCGTTATCCACAAAGTGTGCCGTAAGGGTTAAGTAGTTTTGATTTTGGATAGAAGTCCAACAATCAGTAGTAAGTGCTACTCTATTGCAGTCAGACTTAAAGAAGGCTTTTAGTTTTTGTTTCTCATCCAAGTGTAGCTGAAAACAGTCTCTAGCTACTGTACGCCTAGATGGGAGAGTAAACTGGGGCTGCATTACTTTAGAATAGTACTTAAAACCTTCCCCCTCAACTGCACTAAATGGTTGTTCATCTAGAACCACAAAAATTGACAAAGCTTTTCTACAAGCTTGCTTGTCAAATTTGGAGCTAACATGACCCAAACTAGATCCTTCTGCAGAGGGGTATGTCAGAATAGTTTGGGTGGGATCAATGGTTCTAGGCTTCTTTGCACATTTTAGAATGTGATGGTTCATGTTGGTGGTGCCATGAGTCCTAGGGTCACATAGGTATTTTTTGTGGCAGTGTTTACAAGCTGCAGTTGGTGTATCAACTAAGTCATCTGGTAATCTAATAAAGTGCTCCCAACAAGCAGATGATTGCCTAGAACCACTTGCACTAGCTTTCCTCTTCTTTGTAGGTTGGGTATTAACTAATTCTGCTCCAACAACTTCAGTTGTTGCTGTTGAACCAACTTCATTCATGACATATTCAGTAGGTATAGTTTGATTAGGCTGACCCATCACTGAAAAATGACGGAGCCATAATCAACATAATTGAAGGAAAAGCAGGTTGCAAAATTTAAAATAGAAATCAAGTAAAAATTGGCTATTTGAAAAAAGTCATTATCAGATAAAATAACATGAAAATAGATGATAGCTATTTAAGTTGAAAATGAAATGCACTGAATTTCTACAATGACTTAAGAATGTTTGGATAACTTACTTCAGCTTATTAACCAACATAATTTACTTTTAATTATAAGTTCAACAAGATAATTTGTAAAAACAATTTGAAAGGTCCTAAGAAAAGCACTTAAAGTATGAAAAAAAGCAATAAATGGTGCAAGCTCTTACTTGTTTTCTGCTTTAGACAAGTTATAATCAGAAACAACACCAACCTGCAGAGAATAAAGAACAATTCAGAATAATGCGTATAAAACTCCAAAATCAAGATAAACTAAATGATACCAATTGTAGTAGTTTACCTGAGAAATGTGACCTTGAAATTGATTTCTGCTAAGGTCCAAAACCTCCAACTTTAACACAAAAACATATGTAACAGAACCCTGAAATAAATTTCCTGATATGTTAAGACTCACAATAGATTTCAACCCTGAAAAATCTGAGACATAAAGCGGAACGGTGATTGAATACTAAAGCGGAACGGTAATTGCATAACCTACTTACTCCCCCAGAATCTTGAAACAAAATTGGATGGTGATAATTAGAATTAACAGTAAATTAAGAATTAATTTTCCAGAAACAAAACCGTAATAGGACTAAGAGTAAAACAAGAAAGAAATTGATAAGAAAAATAGAAAGAGAGACTTTACATTGAAGATGAGAGCCTTGTTGGTAGAACTCCAAGCCAAACCACCTCTGAAATGGAAGTTCCAGAACAACACCAACACGGCGATAATTAGAATTAAGAGTTAAGATATAATACTAAATCAGATTTGAGCATTGTGAAATACTAGCAATGAATGAATCCAGATCCGGAAAGAAATTGGAAATTTTAAGCGAAACAAAACAATAACAATATGAAGAGCGTGAGTAATTAATAATAGCTAGACACAGCACAAACGCGATTATGAAGAAAAGCGAGAAAAAAAAAGCGATTCGAAAGCAAAATAGTGGTTGAATGAAGGAATCGAGTGTGTAACGGAAAACCTGAGGGTGgaaaaaggaaagaaagaaaaggaaaaggaaaagaaaactTACAGTATCTGCAATGCAGTTGAGAGagaaatgaaatgaatgagcgAAATGAGTGAGAGAACAGGTGAGTGAGAGAACAGAATGAGCTGCTGGAAAACCCTAGGAGGGTATCTCAATTGGGCGGGTTTGGGTACCCGCGGTTCAGAATTTTGAACCCGACCCGCCCATATAAACCCAATTGAAACTGCTATATTTTAATCACTGACCCGATAGACCGTTTGAACCCGCCCATTTCGGTTTTCTTTTTCGGTTACCCGCGGTTTTGGCCGGGTGAACGGTTCTTGTCCACTCGCTATATGTGCTGCAATTAGCGAGTATGGCCTACCATTTGATTTTACATCATAATGTGGTTAATAATGACAATGATAAAGTCTGTTTGGgaaattttattttcaaa includes:
- the LOC127137021 gene encoding uncharacterized protein LOC127137021, whose amino-acid sequence is MVLVIVSIGFIWAGRVQNSEPRVPKPAQLRYPPRVFQQLILFSHSPVLSLISLIHFISLSTALQILGGLAWSSTNKALIFNGSVTYVFVLKLEVLDLSRNQFQGHISQVNYYNWYHLVYLDFGVLYALF